The following proteins are co-located in the Microcystis wesenbergii NRERC-220 genome:
- the urtE gene encoding urea ABC transporter ATP-binding subunit UrtE — MLHISDLNVYYGESHILRDVDLNINAGEMVCLIGRNGVGKTTLLKTLMGILKPRAGVINYEQENLINKTSDQRARLGLGYVPQGRDIIPRLTVKENLILGLEALPTRRKNATIPEEIFDLFPVLKTMLSRMGGDLSGGQQQQLAIARALVGEPKLLILDEPTEGIQPSIILEIEAAVRRIVASKGIAVLLVEQHLHFVRQADRYYAMQKGGIVASGFTSELSQEVIQRFLAV; from the coding sequence ATGTTACACATATCTGATCTCAATGTTTACTACGGAGAAAGTCATATTTTAAGAGATGTTGATCTTAACATTAATGCGGGAGAAATGGTCTGTTTAATCGGACGTAATGGCGTGGGTAAAACTACCCTATTAAAAACCTTGATGGGTATCTTAAAACCGCGAGCGGGAGTAATTAATTATGAGCAAGAAAACCTAATTAATAAAACCTCAGATCAAAGAGCCAGATTAGGACTGGGTTATGTGCCGCAGGGTAGGGATATTATTCCCCGTTTAACGGTAAAAGAGAATTTAATTCTCGGTTTGGAAGCTTTACCCACAAGGAGAAAAAATGCCACAATTCCCGAAGAAATCTTTGATTTATTTCCCGTTTTAAAAACCATGTTATCGCGGATGGGAGGAGATTTAAGCGGTGGACAACAACAGCAATTAGCCATCGCTCGCGCCTTAGTGGGGGAACCAAAATTATTAATTTTAGATGAACCCACGGAAGGAATTCAACCGTCAATTATCCTCGAAATTGAAGCGGCGGTGCGGCGTATTGTTGCCAGCAAAGGAATCGCCGTTTTATTAGTAGAACAACACCTGCATTTTGTCCGCCAAGCTGATCGATATTACGCCATGCAGAAAGGGGGAATTGTTGCTTCCGGTTTCACGAGCGAATTAAGTCAAGAAGTCATTCAGCGATTTTTGGCGGTTTAA
- a CDS encoding NAD(P)/FAD-dependent oxidoreductase, which produces MTQIVVIGGGAAGFFGAIKAAESNPKAGVTILEAAKEPLVKVRISGGGRCNVTHHCFDVSQLVNYYPHGGKALRGAFSRFQPQDTIKWFELRGVKLKTEADGRMFPSTDNSETIVNCLRESATFAGVNLRLNSPVKSVKKQEESFLIELKRDEQIRADKLLIATGSSPFGYRTAQDLGHSLVSPVPSLFTFQIADPRLKDLLGVTVDKVRVRLGGSKLEQIGPLLITHWGVSGPAILKLSAWGARLLHEHHYRMPLIINWLGDYPPEKLREIILQTKSEYPKRKLFNYCPFEQLPKRLWQSLLSYLTVNSETPWAELSKNTLNRLMIELQQGEYQIKGKGVFKEEFVTSGGVNLQEVDFKTMESKICPGLYFAGEVLDIDGVTGGFNFQCAWTTGYLAGQAMGNR; this is translated from the coding sequence ATGACTCAAATAGTCGTAATTGGTGGCGGGGCAGCGGGATTTTTTGGCGCAATTAAAGCGGCAGAATCTAACCCAAAAGCTGGCGTTACTATCCTAGAAGCGGCAAAAGAACCCCTGGTGAAAGTGCGGATTTCGGGAGGGGGACGCTGTAATGTCACCCATCATTGTTTTGATGTTTCCCAATTGGTTAATTATTATCCTCACGGTGGCAAAGCACTACGGGGAGCTTTTAGTCGGTTTCAACCCCAAGATACTATTAAATGGTTTGAATTGCGAGGGGTAAAACTCAAAACAGAAGCGGATGGACGAATGTTTCCCAGCACCGATAATTCTGAAACTATTGTTAATTGTCTGCGGGAAAGTGCGACTTTTGCTGGGGTTAATTTAAGGCTAAATTCCCCGGTTAAATCGGTTAAAAAACAGGAAGAAAGTTTTTTAATTGAATTAAAAAGAGATGAGCAAATTAGGGCAGATAAGCTTTTAATTGCTACGGGAAGTAGTCCTTTTGGTTATCGCACCGCTCAAGATTTAGGTCATTCTCTAGTCTCTCCTGTCCCTTCTTTATTTACCTTTCAAATTGCCGATCCTCGTCTGAAAGATTTGTTAGGGGTTACTGTGGATAAAGTGCGAGTTCGTCTTGGGGGAAGTAAATTAGAACAAATCGGACCCTTGTTAATTACCCATTGGGGAGTCAGTGGACCGGCTATTTTAAAACTTTCTGCTTGGGGGGCGCGGTTACTTCACGAGCATCATTACCGAATGCCTTTAATCATTAATTGGTTGGGGGATTATCCTCCTGAAAAATTGCGAGAAATTATCTTACAAACTAAAAGTGAATATCCCAAAAGAAAACTTTTTAATTATTGTCCCTTTGAGCAGTTACCTAAGCGTCTTTGGCAGAGTTTATTAAGTTACTTGACTGTTAACTCGGAAACTCCCTGGGCAGAATTATCTAAAAATACTCTCAATCGATTGATGATTGAATTACAGCAGGGGGAATATCAAATCAAAGGGAAAGGGGTGTTTAAGGAGGAATTTGTCACCTCTGGAGGAGTGAATCTTCAGGAAGTGGATTTTAAAACTATGGAAAGTAAAATCTGTCCGGGGTTATATTTTGCCGGGGAGGTACTAGATATCGATGGAGTCACGGGGGGATTTAATTTTCAATGCGCTTGGACCACTGGTTATCTCGCCGGACAAGCCATGGGCAATAGATAG
- a CDS encoding alpha-D-glucose phosphate-specific phosphoglucomutase gives MTIETVATKPFSDQKPGTSGLRKSVPVFQQPHYLENFIQAIFNTLDGIEGQTLVVGGDGRYYNRQAIQTILKIAAANGIGRILVGTDGIVSTPAISGLIRENNAFGGIVLSASHNPGGPEGDFGIKYNITNGGPAPENITDAIYAETKVISSYKILSGADINLDRPSSFKLGTMDVEVIDAVTPYVKMMEKIFDFDRIQALLTSGKFKMCMDSLHAVTGPYAYAIFEQRLGAPKGTVLNGIPLEDFGGGHPDPNLVYAHDLVEILFGQDAPDFGAASDGDGDRNMILGQNFFVTPSDSLAVLTANAHLVPGYQNGITGVARSMPTSAAADRVAAKLGIDCYETPTGWKFFGNLLDAGKATLCGEESFGTGSNHIREKDGLWAVLFWLNILAVKGESVEEIVRSHWQEFGRNFYSRHDYEEVALEPAKEMMARLQKLVLDLKGQQFGNYEVEYADDFSYTDPVDGSVSKNQGIRIGFTDGSRIIYRLSGTGTKGATLRVYLESYEPDASKHDIDTQKALQPLIDLAEEIGQIRQSTGREQPTVIT, from the coding sequence ATGACGATTGAAACCGTTGCCACAAAACCCTTTAGTGACCAGAAACCCGGAACTTCCGGACTGCGAAAATCCGTTCCCGTTTTTCAACAACCCCATTATCTGGAAAATTTTATTCAAGCTATCTTCAATACTTTAGACGGTATCGAGGGTCAAACCCTAGTCGTCGGTGGAGATGGTCGTTATTATAACCGTCAAGCTATTCAAACTATCCTGAAAATCGCCGCCGCTAACGGTATCGGCAGAATTCTCGTGGGAACCGATGGTATTGTCTCCACTCCCGCTATTTCTGGGTTAATTCGTGAAAATAACGCTTTTGGCGGTATTGTTCTCTCCGCTAGTCATAACCCCGGCGGTCCAGAGGGGGATTTTGGCATTAAGTACAATATTACTAACGGCGGACCGGCACCGGAAAATATCACCGATGCAATTTATGCCGAGACTAAGGTGATTAGCAGTTATAAAATCCTCTCAGGGGCCGATATTAATCTTGATCGCCCCAGTTCCTTTAAACTGGGAACTATGGATGTGGAAGTGATCGATGCGGTTACTCCCTACGTCAAAATGATGGAAAAGATTTTTGATTTTGATCGCATTCAGGCCCTACTCACTTCTGGTAAGTTTAAAATGTGCATGGATTCTCTCCATGCGGTGACAGGTCCCTACGCTTATGCCATCTTTGAACAGCGTTTAGGCGCGCCCAAGGGTACAGTATTAAATGGTATTCCCCTAGAGGATTTTGGTGGGGGTCATCCCGATCCTAACCTAGTCTATGCCCATGATCTGGTAGAAATTCTCTTTGGTCAAGATGCACCCGATTTTGGGGCTGCTTCCGATGGAGATGGTGATCGCAATATGATCCTCGGTCAGAATTTTTTTGTTACCCCTAGTGATAGTTTAGCTGTACTAACTGCCAACGCTCATCTAGTACCGGGGTATCAAAATGGTATCACGGGAGTGGCGCGATCGATGCCCACCAGTGCGGCGGCCGATCGAGTAGCGGCTAAACTGGGAATTGACTGTTATGAAACTCCCACCGGTTGGAAATTCTTCGGTAATTTGTTAGATGCGGGGAAAGCAACCCTTTGCGGTGAGGAAAGTTTCGGCACGGGTTCCAATCATATTCGCGAAAAAGATGGTTTATGGGCGGTTCTTTTCTGGTTAAATATTTTGGCAGTTAAAGGGGAATCTGTAGAGGAAATTGTTCGCAGTCATTGGCAAGAATTCGGTCGTAATTTCTATTCTCGTCATGATTATGAAGAAGTCGCCTTAGAACCGGCTAAAGAGATGATGGCACGTCTCCAGAAGCTGGTTTTAGACCTTAAGGGTCAACAATTTGGTAACTATGAAGTGGAATATGCCGATGATTTTAGCTATACGGATCCTGTGGATGGTAGTGTGAGTAAAAATCAAGGCATTCGCATTGGTTTTACCGATGGTTCTCGGATTATTTACCGTCTATCGGGTACGGGAACTAAAGGAGCAACTCTTCGGGTTTATCTAGAAAGTTATGAACCGGACGCAAGCAAACACGATATCGACACCCAAAAGGCCCTACAGCCGTTAATTGATTTAGCCGAAGAAATCGGTCAAATTCGTCAATCTACCGGACGGGAACAACCCACGGTTATTACCTAG
- the pruA gene encoding L-glutamate gamma-semialdehyde dehydrogenase, which yields MVIQIDSTQNYETKTQEIARQLLAETREKKGLWSALQDQMRWDDKLLDWAMSNPNLRVQLFRFIDCLPALRSNAEIANHLQQYLGDASVELPSALKSILNFSDPNSLPAQTAASLISKSVETLARKYIAGEDLEQITRTVTRLRKEKMAFTIDLLGEAVITEAETQVYLQSYLDLMTHLAQEASKWNKVSQIDEADGDLLPQVQVSVKLTAFYSQFDPMDPIGSKEKVCDRIRLLLRRAQELGVAVHFDMEQYVYKNLTLAILKELLLEEEFRSRTDIGITLQAYLRDSAQDLQDLINWAKKRGYPLTVRLVKGAYWDQETIKSRQNHWPQPVYNEKSATDANYERMTRLLLENHQYLYAAIGSHNVRSQALACAIAESLEIPRRRFEMQVLYGMGDQLAKALVKRGHRVRVYSPYGQLLPGMAYLIRRLLENTANSSFLRQNLEDRPVEDLIAAPRVLGKDNPIIPGFPNAPDTDYANEQLRNKASQALTFVKNSLGKTYLPLINGEYVATNVQINSVNPCNPQEIVGKVGLIEVEQAEKAIIAAKQAFPAWRRTPVAKRAEILRKAADLMEARRHELSAWICLEVGKVIQQADPEVSEAIDFCRYYASEMERLDLGHNFDVAGENNRYSYQPRGIALVISPWNFPLAIAVGMTVAALVAGNCTLLKPAETSSVITAKFAEILLEAGIPAGVFQYIPGKGSQVGAHLVSHPDVHLIAFTGSREVGCRIYTDASIVQKGQKHLKRVIAEMGGKNALIVDESADLDQAVVGAVKSAFGYTGQKCSACSRIIVLESVYDSFVDRFVEATGSLNIGPTDLPSTEVGPVIDEKAQARIREYIETGKKEAELALEMPIPEVGYFVSPTVFKNVPPDAVIAMEEIFGPVVAIIKVSNFEEALAVANGTDYALTGGLYSRTPAHINRAMQEFEVGNLYINRGITGAIVSRQPFGGFKMSGVGSKAGGPDYLLQFLEPRHISENIQRQGFAPIEGAD from the coding sequence GTGGTTATCCAAATCGACTCAACTCAAAACTACGAAACCAAAACCCAAGAGATCGCTAGACAACTTTTAGCCGAAACTCGGGAAAAAAAAGGTCTTTGGTCTGCTTTACAGGATCAAATGCGTTGGGATGATAAATTACTCGATTGGGCAATGTCTAACCCCAATTTACGAGTACAATTATTCCGTTTTATTGACTGTTTACCCGCTTTACGCAGTAATGCCGAGATCGCTAATCATCTCCAACAATACCTCGGTGATGCCTCCGTAGAACTGCCCAGTGCGCTGAAAAGTATCCTCAACTTTAGTGATCCTAACTCCCTACCCGCTCAAACGGCCGCCAGTCTGATCAGTAAATCCGTAGAAACCTTAGCTCGTAAGTATATCGCTGGGGAAGACCTAGAGCAAATTACTCGCACTGTCACCCGTCTGCGGAAGGAAAAAATGGCTTTTACCATAGATCTCCTCGGTGAAGCGGTAATTACTGAAGCGGAAACCCAAGTTTATCTACAAAGTTATCTCGATTTAATGACCCATTTGGCTCAAGAAGCGAGCAAATGGAATAAAGTTAGCCAAATTGATGAAGCGGACGGCGACTTATTACCACAAGTGCAGGTTTCTGTCAAGCTAACTGCCTTTTATTCTCAGTTTGATCCCATGGATCCGATTGGTAGTAAGGAGAAAGTTTGCGATCGCATTCGCCTACTGTTGCGACGCGCTCAGGAGTTAGGGGTGGCAGTCCATTTTGATATGGAACAGTACGTTTATAAAAACCTCACCCTGGCTATCCTGAAAGAATTACTCCTAGAAGAAGAATTTCGCAGTCGTACCGATATTGGCATCACCCTACAGGCATATTTAAGAGATTCTGCCCAAGATTTACAAGATTTAATTAATTGGGCCAAAAAGCGCGGTTATCCCCTTACTGTCCGGCTAGTCAAAGGCGCTTACTGGGATCAGGAAACGATTAAATCTCGGCAAAATCACTGGCCACAGCCGGTATATAACGAAAAATCGGCCACAGATGCCAATTATGAACGGATGACGCGGTTATTATTGGAAAATCATCAATATTTATACGCCGCTATCGGTAGTCATAACGTGCGATCGCAAGCCCTAGCCTGTGCGATCGCAGAAAGTTTAGAAATTCCCCGTCGTCGCTTTGAAATGCAGGTATTGTACGGCATGGGCGACCAATTAGCGAAAGCGTTAGTGAAGCGGGGTCATCGGGTGCGGGTTTATTCCCCCTACGGACAACTCTTACCCGGTATGGCCTACCTAATCCGTCGTTTATTGGAAAATACCGCTAATAGTTCCTTCCTCCGGCAAAATTTGGAGGATCGTCCCGTGGAAGATTTAATCGCAGCCCCCCGGGTTTTAGGCAAGGATAACCCGATTATCCCCGGTTTTCCTAATGCCCCCGATACGGATTATGCCAACGAGCAATTACGAAATAAAGCGAGTCAAGCCCTTACTTTTGTCAAAAATTCCCTCGGTAAGACCTATTTACCCCTAATTAACGGCGAATACGTCGCCACCAATGTTCAAATTAATTCCGTTAATCCCTGTAACCCGCAGGAAATAGTGGGGAAAGTGGGCTTAATTGAGGTGGAACAGGCAGAAAAAGCGATCATAGCGGCGAAACAGGCTTTTCCCGCTTGGAGACGCACTCCAGTGGCTAAAAGAGCCGAAATACTGCGAAAAGCGGCGGATTTGATGGAAGCGCGACGACACGAGTTATCGGCCTGGATTTGTTTGGAAGTGGGCAAAGTTATCCAACAGGCGGATCCGGAAGTGTCAGAAGCGATCGATTTTTGCCGTTATTACGCCTCCGAGATGGAAAGACTGGATTTAGGGCATAATTTCGACGTAGCAGGTGAGAATAATCGTTATTCCTACCAACCCCGGGGTATTGCTTTAGTGATTTCTCCCTGGAATTTCCCCCTAGCCATTGCGGTGGGGATGACAGTAGCGGCTTTAGTAGCAGGTAACTGTACGCTATTGAAACCTGCCGAGACTTCCTCGGTGATTACGGCGAAATTTGCCGAGATTCTCCTAGAAGCGGGTATTCCTGCCGGAGTCTTCCAATATATCCCGGGTAAAGGTTCCCAGGTGGGGGCGCATCTAGTCAGCCATCCCGATGTTCACCTAATCGCCTTCACCGGTTCACGAGAAGTGGGCTGTCGCATCTATACAGATGCCTCGATCGTGCAAAAGGGTCAAAAACACCTAAAACGAGTTATCGCCGAAATGGGCGGCAAAAATGCCCTAATTGTCGATGAGAGTGCCGATTTAGATCAGGCCGTTGTCGGTGCGGTTAAGTCCGCTTTTGGCTACACCGGCCAGAAATGTTCGGCCTGTTCGCGAATAATCGTTCTGGAAAGCGTCTATGATAGCTTTGTTGATCGCTTTGTCGAGGCTACCGGGTCCCTCAATATCGGGCCGACGGATTTACCGAGTACGGAAGTAGGACCGGTTATCGACGAGAAAGCTCAAGCAAGAATTCGGGAATATATCGAAACTGGTAAAAAAGAGGCAGAATTGGCCCTAGAGATGCCAATTCCAGAAGTGGGTTACTTCGTCAGTCCCACCGTCTTTAAGAATGTTCCCCCCGATGCGGTAATAGCGATGGAGGAAATTTTCGGTCCGGTGGTGGCGATTATCAAAGTGAGTAATTTCGAGGAAGCTTTAGCCGTAGCTAACGGAACCGACTATGCTTTAACCGGTGGCTTATATTCTCGCACTCCTGCCCATATTAACCGAGCTATGCAGGAATTTGAAGTGGGAAACCTCTATATTAACCGGGGAATCACCGGCGCGATTGTCTCCCGTCAACCCTTCGGGGGTTTCAAGATGTCGGGGGTAGGTTCCAAAGCAGGGGGTCCGGATTATCTGCTGCAATTCCTCGAACCTCGTCACATCAGCGAGAATATTCAACGTCAGGGATTTGCACCGATTGAAGGGGCCGATTAA
- a CDS encoding Uma2 family endonuclease produces the protein MVVTVNNSLTIREFLQLPETQPSREFIDGQIIPKPMPQAKHSTIQGDLVPAINASLKPQRIARAYPQLRCTFGSRSLVPDVSVFLWENIPRDAEGKVLNTFAIAPDWLIEILSPDQNQTKVVKNILYCLDHGTQMGWLIDPEEEIIFVYFSDRTIAIFESENALLPVPAFAISFQITLGQLFDWLRG, from the coding sequence ATGGTTGTAACTGTTAATAATTCCCTGACAATAAGGGAATTTCTGCAATTACCAGAAACTCAACCCTCTAGGGAATTTATTGATGGTCAAATTATTCCCAAACCCATGCCCCAAGCTAAACATAGCACTATTCAAGGTGATTTGGTTCCAGCTATTAACGCCAGTCTAAAACCCCAACGAATTGCCCGTGCCTATCCTCAATTGCGTTGTACTTTTGGCAGTCGTTCTCTAGTTCCTGATGTTTCAGTTTTTCTCTGGGAAAATATTCCTCGCGATGCCGAGGGAAAAGTATTAAATACTTTTGCGATCGCTCCTGACTGGTTGATTGAAATTCTCTCTCCTGACCAAAATCAGACTAAAGTTGTTAAAAATATCCTTTATTGTCTAGATCACGGCACTCAAATGGGTTGGTTAATCGATCCTGAAGAAGAAATTATCTTTGTTTATTTTAGTGATCGAACTATCGCTATTTTTGAATCAGAAAATGCTCTTTTACCCGTCCCTGCTTTTGCGATCAGTTTTCAAATCACCCTCGGTCAATTATTTGACTGGTTAAGAGGTTAA
- the psb27 gene encoding photosystem II protein Psb27 — translation MSLKPYISRLLALVLVLVIGLMGCSSSSGLTGNYGKDTLTVIETLTTALDLVKDDPNKAAVESQAKEQINDYISLYRKDKKSGGLRSFTTMQTALNSVAGYYTAYGSRPIPDKLKQRLKQEFKQVQFSLQKGI, via the coding sequence ATGTCTCTAAAACCTTACATTTCTCGCTTATTAGCTTTGGTTCTCGTCCTGGTCATCGGATTGATGGGTTGTTCTAGTAGTTCGGGGTTAACGGGTAATTATGGAAAAGATACCCTGACGGTGATTGAAACTTTAACCACAGCCCTTGATTTAGTCAAAGATGACCCGAATAAAGCGGCAGTTGAGTCGCAAGCAAAGGAACAAATCAACGATTACATCTCCCTCTACCGAAAAGATAAAAAATCCGGGGGTTTGCGTTCTTTCACTACTATGCAAACGGCCTTAAACTCTGTAGCAGGTTATTATACCGCCTACGGTTCCCGTCCCATCCCCGACAAACTCAAACAACGTTTAAAACAAGAATTTAAACAAGTACAATTCTCTCTCCAGAAAGGAATTTAG
- a CDS encoding endonuclease MutS2, whose amino-acid sequence MIQDETLELLEWPRLCQHLATFAATKLGAIAIRQLPLPESKEESLNLLCQTKEVYSLEQKLDSRLSFDGITDIGDALERAHLGGLLSGQELLNIATTLAGVRRLRRLIDEQEDIPVLKELVAEIRTYPEIEQEIHRCIDEDGRISDRASPQLREIRGQMKVIRERIYRKLQDIMQKQGGAIQEAVITQRSDRWVIPVKAAQKEQIPGIIHDTSSTGATFYIEPHSIVDQGNQLRQYRRQEQIEEEKILRQLSNLIAEAFEDLEYLLAIATRLDLATARARYSLWLEGNPPHFIDGSETITLRNLRHPLLWWQKHHEQGGEVVPINVQISPEIRVVAITGPNTGGKTVTLKTLGLAAVMAKAGLFIPAREPVEIPWFDQVLADIGDEQSLQQSLSTFSGHIRRIVRILAALNSRSLVLLDEVGAGTDPAEGSPLAIAILQYLADHSLLTVATTHYGELKALKYRDSRFENASVEFDDRTLSPTYRLLWGIPGRSNALTIAQRLGLSPEIVAEARNHLGGLSEEINQVIAGLEAQRREQESKAKEASQLLQQTEKFYTEVSTRANSLQERERELKRYQEQEIQKALLSAKAEINDVIRRLQAGTKTGRDAQKATEELTAIAERLLPKTEKTKVNYRPQVGERVRLPNLGQTAEVLAISPESEEISLRFGMMKMTLPLDQIESLDGQKVETVPKPAKNLPQTPAKPQETPLIRTANNTVDIRGSRVAESETDIEQAIVRATPSGILWIIHGKGTGKLRQGVHDFLSRHPQIKRFQLAPQNEGGSGVTIAYLT is encoded by the coding sequence TTGATTCAAGACGAAACCCTAGAATTATTGGAATGGCCGCGGCTATGTCAACACCTAGCTACTTTTGCAGCGACTAAACTCGGTGCGATCGCAATTCGTCAATTGCCGTTACCAGAAAGCAAAGAGGAAAGTTTAAACCTACTCTGCCAAACCAAAGAAGTTTATAGTTTAGAACAAAAATTAGATAGTCGTCTTTCCTTTGATGGGATTACCGACATCGGTGATGCCCTAGAAAGGGCGCATCTGGGGGGTTTATTATCGGGACAGGAACTTTTAAATATTGCCACGACTTTAGCGGGAGTGCGACGTTTACGGCGTTTAATTGACGAACAGGAAGATATACCGGTTTTAAAAGAGTTAGTAGCGGAAATTCGCACCTATCCAGAGATAGAACAGGAAATACACCGTTGTATCGATGAAGATGGCCGGATATCTGATCGCGCTAGTCCCCAATTACGCGAAATTCGGGGACAAATGAAGGTGATTAGAGAGCGTATTTACCGAAAATTGCAGGATATCATGCAAAAACAGGGCGGTGCTATCCAAGAAGCGGTCATTACCCAAAGAAGCGACCGCTGGGTGATTCCCGTCAAAGCAGCGCAAAAAGAGCAAATACCGGGCATAATTCACGATACTTCCAGCACAGGGGCGACTTTTTACATTGAACCTCACTCTATCGTTGACCAAGGCAATCAACTGCGGCAATATCGTCGTCAGGAACAAATCGAAGAAGAAAAAATCCTGCGGCAGTTAAGTAATCTGATCGCCGAAGCCTTTGAGGACTTAGAATATTTACTAGCGATCGCTACTAGGCTCGATCTGGCCACCGCTAGGGCCCGTTACAGTTTATGGTTAGAGGGTAATCCCCCCCACTTTATCGATGGTTCGGAAACGATAACTTTAAGGAATTTGCGTCATCCTTTGCTCTGGTGGCAAAAACACCACGAACAGGGGGGGGAGGTCGTACCGATAAATGTGCAGATTAGCCCAGAAATTCGCGTTGTTGCCATCACCGGACCAAATACCGGCGGAAAAACCGTTACTTTAAAAACCCTCGGATTAGCGGCTGTAATGGCGAAAGCGGGCCTGTTTATTCCAGCGCGGGAACCAGTAGAGATACCCTGGTTCGATCAGGTTTTAGCCGATATTGGCGATGAACAGTCTTTGCAACAGAGTTTATCGACTTTTTCGGGTCACATTCGCCGGATTGTCCGCATTTTAGCGGCTTTAAATTCTCGTTCCTTGGTTTTACTCGATGAGGTGGGAGCCGGTACGGATCCGGCCGAGGGAAGTCCTTTAGCGATCGCTATTTTACAATACCTCGCCGATCATAGTTTACTGACGGTGGCTACCACCCACTACGGGGAATTAAAAGCGTTAAAGTATCGAGATTCTCGCTTTGAAAATGCCTCGGTAGAGTTTGATGATCGCACTCTTTCCCCCACTTATCGACTATTATGGGGCATTCCGGGCCGTTCTAATGCTTTAACTATTGCCCAGCGTTTGGGATTAAGTCCCGAAATTGTGGCCGAAGCGAGAAATCATCTGGGGGGGTTATCGGAGGAGATAAATCAAGTAATTGCTGGTTTGGAAGCGCAAAGACGGGAACAGGAGTCAAAAGCTAAGGAGGCTAGTCAATTACTCCAACAAACGGAGAAATTTTATACAGAGGTGTCCACGCGGGCTAATTCTCTACAGGAGAGAGAGCGAGAATTAAAGCGTTATCAAGAGCAGGAGATACAAAAGGCTTTATTATCGGCAAAAGCAGAGATTAATGACGTTATTCGCCGATTGCAAGCGGGAACAAAAACCGGTAGAGATGCTCAAAAAGCCACAGAGGAGTTAACTGCGATCGCAGAAAGGTTATTACCAAAAACGGAAAAAACTAAGGTTAATTATCGTCCGCAAGTGGGGGAAAGGGTACGCTTGCCCAATTTGGGACAAACTGCCGAAGTTTTAGCAATTTCACCAGAATCAGAGGAGATTTCCCTGCGTTTCGGTATGATGAAGATGACCCTACCCTTAGATCAGATTGAGTCTTTGGATGGTCAAAAAGTGGAAACTGTGCCAAAACCTGCCAAAAATTTGCCCCAAACTCCCGCAAAACCCCAGGAGACTCCTTTAATTCGTACTGCTAATAATACCGTCGATATTCGCGGTTCCAGGGTGGCAGAGTCAGAAACGGATATCGAACAGGCGATCGTCAGGGCTACCCCATCGGGTATATTATGGATTATTCACGGTAAAGGTACGGGGAAATTGCGTCAAGGTGTTCACGATTTTTTATCCCGTCATCCCCAGATAAAACGCTTTCAATTAGCACCCCAAAATGAGGGCGGTTCGGGGGTAACTATCGCTTATTTAACTTAG